The Periplaneta americana isolate PAMFEO1 chromosome 1, P.americana_PAMFEO1_priV1, whole genome shotgun sequence DNA segment TCAACTTATTATTTGAGCCTGGATCTTAGGTAAATGTGATGACCATCAAATTACTGTCAACGGAATTAAGTTTTTAAGAACTACCTATACCAAATTAGACAAAAAAATTTtgacaatatcatcatcatcatcttcataacaagtattaggccaagtggcggccacacctgtggagtaacggtcagcgcatctggccgcaaaaccaggtggcccgggttcgattcccggtcggggcaagttacctggtcgaggttttttccggggtttttccctcaacccaatatgagcaaatgctgggtaactttcggtgctggaccccggtctcatttcaccggcattatcaccttcatctcattcagacgctaaataaccaaagatgttgataaagcgtcgtaaaataacctactaatataatgccaagtggcctgttacggtctcaaactagaattttcagtcctgagacttgaaagcaatgtgaaaatgaTGCTCAATGGGTTGCTGGCCCAGAGAGGTGCAAttggtggggttcccacctatacagcatttcttctgcatatgacatttcagttataccactgatactcggtccccagagcctcgttcgttcaaaaaagtaaaaaacttatccaattttagaaaatgttcaaaattatagGAAATTGAGTTCTCATGTCCTTCTGAAGGAATATCTTGACAAATGCTAAATTACCATGTACAAGGAAAGAGATCTTTGGGCTGTACACTAAAATAATGGGatgagactgtaacaggccattaggcctaatatctatatgaaagaaagaagaagaagaagaagaaattgtcgAAAAGAGAAGTTCGCGTAAACTTATGACAGTAAATAAAGTTAGCACTTTTCTCCTCTTATATTGCAGAGTGATCTAATGAATTTAAGCCAGTAGCTGGTTTTTGATCAAAGACATTGCAAATACAAAAACCTGGCCTTCTTTCATTGTATTCCGAATAAAATTCACTCCTTtaatcaaaataggcattttgatCTGCAAACATTTGAGTCTCTGACAACAGATTCTTTAAAATGTTGTTTGTAAAAAGTTGGTAGAACAGCACACATCCAGTTTCATGAAATAATTCCTCAGAGTTAAGTTCAAATGAGTCAACagttatttttaattcactttttCAGGAGAAAATAATGCCAAAAATAACATTCCAGTGAAATCTGTCAGTATAATAGGAGAGGAGATGTTAAGATTGAGGCTACAGAAGGGATACTCGAAAGTGACAGTTGAAGAGTCTTATCACCACAGTGATAGAAGGCAGTGATAtttttcaactcctgaacctgcTAGACACTCCAATTAACTGTTCTTAGTACCTGCTCTGCAAGGCAGAACATATTTAAGTGAAGATTGATTCTTGCAATCAACACTTTTTCTTTTGGGGAAAGAGAGTTGGATTTCTTATCTCTCAAACATTGACCaaattttgttgtttagtcaactgttcaaagacaggttggaacctcataagttacaccaataaggcatcactcatgagacaactaagtcagGCAATAATGGAGAAGGGTGGCCAGTTAAGAATCTTGTTAAATTCTGACCCCCAAATTTGGTTACATCCTAATAATTCTTCTACATTGTTCACcggaattttaaacaaaaaagaaaatttaaatttagtggctttagggatgggaggataatattaaaatggatttgaaggaggtgggatatgattgtagagactgtattaatcttgttcaggataggaactgatggtgggcttatgtgagggcggcaatgaacctccgggttccttaaaagccataagtagtaaGGATATAGGAATAGAATAGGTTCGAATTCCAGATCCGGAGCTTAGATATGACATTGCAACTATTTATGAAATGTGGATTTAATTAGTTGTTGGGCTTATTAAGAAAGGAAATATCAATAATACCTTTTGTGtggaaaaaagaaaattgatgaagaataaataaagaatttaaaagTCGAATTAATTACTGGCATcgaaatttatttacaatgtaaCAGTATTTTCACATGCCATAAACTTCATATCATCTTCATTCAAAATGGTTAtaagaacaaatatgcaaatatttTCGTCTTTAACATTTTAATTGAAACTTCGATATTCTCCCACACCATACACGGGATTGTTGCCTGATTTGAAGGGTTCACGGAAAGAACATGCTAAAGTCACTTTTCTTCAGTTTTACAGTGGAGCATTTCTTAACTTTAATACACTGATAAGACATCATTAGtttacatctcatttagtttgTTACCTTGTTACAATGCAGGCTTTCTGCCTTCTTATTTACTAGAAAGGTAATTCACTTTATGAACTAGCAGATGGAACCAGAaaacgaaaaatgaaaaaaaagtgaCGTACAGTAGCTTGTTCTTTTCGTGGACCCTTTatttgctttgcattatttcatgatcaaatgaaagtgagagatggaataactttacaaatatacacgcagcacatattaagtattaaattattccGTGAGGTAAGTTACGCAAATTATTCCATAAGGTAAGTTACGCATTTTTTATTACTTAACTTACATACTTGtttcctatatttcttaaaataatgtttatgaaccatgttaaattgcatttattattactcgtatttacgTAAACAATGGGGCCAAAGGTTAAAGGAATTATTCTTGTACCAAAATGTAAGCTCCCTGAACAAAAATgattgtgttttaattatttaaatacaattacaattaaaaacatattaaagaaTTATCCTTGCACTAAGAACAGACGCTCCCTGGGTCAAATGatcatatattaattataattgcttcGTAGTTTTATCTGATATTTTATGAGATTGTTATGACTGAGATACCTATTGTTAATTAAGGGCCCGAGCTCAGAGTGGTGtaaggtcggggtttgggatggcccgCAATCTAAAAGTCGTGCTAAAGATGTTGTCTTGCTAATTATCCAGTACTGGTATGGAGTGTTGTGTACTATACGTAACTGTTACTATTAAATGTATGACTTTCGCAGTGATCAATTTCTGTCTCTAGTGTGGTGTGCTACAATTTTAAggttatttttaataatgtaaataCGTTTTTTCCCCATGTGTGGTGTGTAAGGATATCAAAGTTTCACTGCATCTTCTATTTCAGTTTCCTGAAAAGTAACTTATTCTTCttgcttttcttcctttttctcctcctcctcctcctcttcaaaATTATAATCACCATCACTTTCATCATCATGAATATGTTTAATGATATTTTTCATGTTTGTATCTATGTCAGTCCGTGTCTTCATGTGTAACAGTCCATATGAAAGAGGCAATATATCCATGACAGTTGCTTGTTGTATGGTGGCGTATTGTggatacatttctttcaacttatTCTTAAATTTAGCCAGCTCTTTTGTTGTTGTGGAGAATTCCTTTGTGGTTAGTGGATTCCATTTTCTGATTATATCTCGGTTACACAGCATGAAACCTCTTACAATAGCTGACATTGCAATTCTTAAACCAAGTTCTCTTTCTCGAAACTCCATTAAGACAATATCACCATCACTAACATATTTAATAACGTGGCTAATATCCTGAATATCTCGGAATGTTTTTAAGTAGTTTTCAAAAGTCATTTGTATTACTGTTTCATGATGTCCAAGAGTTTGTTCCACTATCTCTTCTGGGTTGTATATAAACTTTTCTTTACTTTGATCAgctttaaaatgatttttttcaagaGAGATCTGATTACATAGCTTTGGATATAATATTCTtccaacattttgaaaaataggcAGTCGTAGGTCCTTTCCACAAACTTTGGGAATCTCGGATTGTTCGATATTGTCTTCTGCAATGACTTGCTTCTTGTCCGGTCTTGAAACTGGGACTTTTCTCGCTTTCGATTTCTTTGCAGTCAATGTTTTTCCTTTTGTGCCTATTCTTTTTAGTTCAGAAGGGATTTTTGTCTTGGATCCAaatatattgaaatctacaaactGGTTccaacatgtaggcctatctgcTTCTGCTGTTTTCACTGTTGATACATTAGTAACAGGACGACAAACATGTTCCTTTGTAAGAACTGGGAGTTTGCAGAGGGACAACGGAGAATCACCAACTATGTTAAATTCCCTTCCTGAAATTTTGTGTCGTCTGCTTGTAAATTCATACTGAAGTTGTATCACAGCATTCTTAATGTCACCATTTGCATTTTTCACGATCTGGCATAAAATTTGTTTTGGAAATTCTTCTTGGCTTATTAAATGATTCAATGAAGAAACTCTCTTCAATGCTGACAATATTGAGTTTGTAGTAGCTTTATTCAGTGTAATCTGTGGAATACTTAATCCTTTAAGGAAACTAATTGGAAACAATCCTTTCTCAGACTGCTGTTCTGAACACAAAAATACAATTGGTGTTCTGCCCCAAgcaacataatttattataatatcgtGTAATTTAACTGGATTAAGTAGAAACACATTAGGATAGTCTTCTATAAGAATTAACCTCTTACCATTGTTTTCATGTTGCAATATTGACTGATACCGACCTGTATTAAATAGAAATCTCTCAAACTTATGTACTTGGGACTCTGGATGAATCCAAGATTCTTTGTCTTCGTCACTGTTAATATCTACAGGTGTAATCCACTCAATAATAGTAGTGTCTTGTAGAGAGGCAGTCAGATGAACTGCTGTGGTTTTTCCTGATCCAGGAGGTCCACGTAAGATTAAGATGGAAGGAACATTATTTGCCTCAAATGCATGTTTCAACCACAACTGCAATTCTGTTATTTTGGTTTTCTGAATATTAAGATCATGTAACTTCCTTGGAGTGTATAACTGTAGCCAGTCTTCTGCCATTTTGTTTCGTAGATATCAGTGTTACGTGTCATAGAGCCCACAATTCAATCTCGATTTTTTTAATTGCCTACAATGAAGTAAAAGTTTTGAAAACGTATGCAGCAAGTAATAAATGTTACTTACTCAACAATACAGGGAATCATGAATGCTGATCCATAGGTTTCGAATGGTTGCAATCAGCTGCATGCAGTATTGCAAATATAACAAAATGCACATTTCCCTCTTGTCTCGATCTCGTTTTCCCTCTAATAatagtaacaccacagtctaatacttacagtcgcgcaacttcaatactttttttgccaacattcgcgacactagcgcccaagcggcaggcaaggcactggtaatagggttgatacaatcacagtctaatagatacagtcacgcaactcatacgtataaaatatgccaacatttgacagctggcgcgacagtagccctctagcggcaggcaagtcaatagtgtgcacacgacatatgataacacatcagaaaacgggttttgaataatttattttatatgtttatgctatacaataagtgtatatggttattattaattctactttagaatcctggaagaatttcacacgcagttaatctacaagtttcagaagctgggaataaacgtaattctttctgctccttacaacttaATCAtagccctgatcacgtatcatggtttgaaataatataattgttcttgCGTGgtaggttaattcaattcattcctaaatatatttatgaatcattggaactttgtatttcctgtgagaagagtaaaaattagtagcttcaaacttgtagggcatatctcgtagggtacatcgcgtggtgaactcctctccctatttcctgagaaattaacgattttgcataccgcaaattggggtaaactcggccgctgtggtaaacttgaaaataaagaaaaggggaggatttaaacagtaatatgaagttcattatttttccatttcttaagaaccggtatttcctttattattttgagtcacaaatagtgctgatgttaggCCTATGGttaaaatttttatggcaagtttaccgcattttacattacatttccagttttcacacataatgcctaattttaacttatcctacctatataatacgaaatttacatgcacttactgttaatatgacgtaagtGATAACAAATAAATGGACATGGATAAcaataaatgttgaaaaaattgtaacttcaattaactcagaaaatgtaggcctaattttattttcagagcagaagtggtgtaagtcaaaaatgggtaatgagggtttaaaataaacattctgtaaaatacagcgcaaagtggcagttaatattgaatgtatttaaactattaatagtccgtgaatagcacgaaggatatattaattgctactttgtgctgtattttacagaatttttactttaaacctcattacctaattttgacttacaccacttctgctctgaacggctcaaataatcactgggaatgtaaaatcaacaccaataacagtcatgcaaattattacagaaaatattgctttttatattaaatttaaaaaggctcttttatttctcgagaacttaatacgtcggccacatgaatctacaccaacacatcataaatttatcgacacagtctggatttattcaagaagtgaatattttgcaaaaggattacaatactccatgaattcttgcaaaattaacaccatgatacctacttgaatgctatataacattcttgaaaaatataaagaaaaaaacacgaatacaaaaattatggaattacttgcattaaaaactgtagatatattatccaaaatcgcaatggttacacatttacacatatgatctctgcaaaaaaaaaaaataataataataataatatactgtaacaggtatttactttgtttttatttaaactgtccttccttacatacaaatagataactgataagtaataaatgttttatagaacacaatacgtaggctacttacaacgtggattattggttatgactgagttatgattttctcttggtctttaagggaatctgaagaacgacaaattcggagatttaaacttgtagttactgcaattttcgtcattgcacacattgcctttattccgatgcatgattaaaacgttattataacatctcgcatccctttaaagcacgtgctggctgtatcaaccctatgaccagtgccttgcctgccgcttgggcgctagtgtcgcgaatgttggcaaaaagtgttgaagttgcgcgactgtatatattagactgtggtaacacagtctactatagacagtcacgaaggttgagttttgagggtgctagaaacaatagactgtgactgttctattttgcattgcctgaaatgaggcgatattagcgatcctagtggtgaggaactatctaatgtttgcatatttactacgtattgagcttcgcgactgtatatactagactgtaatagtaatttattcaccataaagattTTTATAAATCATGGCTTCGTCAAACTTATTTCTAggtcttaatctagtttctgattataTTATAGGCATATTTACGAATTTATAACATTGTTATAGCAGGACATCTGCTGACACGATTTAAGGATTACAACTAgatagtacagtagtagtagtagtatagtcgcgacgctgttattcccggcgtgactcctgctctttgcttacgtcttagaaagtgaaggctctataaagtctaggtaggtagtattgttcgccatttttgttcttacgttgccgcgCTAACATACGAGGAATCTGTTTGACACACcgttaaaccacagtctactatatacagtcacgaagcttgagttttgaggatgctagaaacaatagactgtgacgtttctattttgcattgcctgaaatgaggcgatattagcgatcctagtgtgagcaactatctaatgtttgcatatttactacgtattgagcttcgcgactgtatatactagactgtggttaaacatTATCGTGTCTTagctcctgtgataataaatcaaacgcactgtaattcagcaaataattgagcggcaaataacgtcttcttgtgctttctgcgaacgccaacgaaagagccaaaatggcgggcgattatattatttatcgagccttaagaaatgaataacgtcttcgtcagcaaatcacaagacgcacacgtttaaatgtagccgacctgcaacgcaattagctgccagaaattagagcgacgggactatagtaataattataataataataataataataataataataataataataataataataataataataataataatagaaatgttcTTAATAGCAATAACGACCTATATGCCTTCCCAATTACATATTAGTACTTTCATGCAAGGTTTAAAGACATAAATTCCTCTACAGTATATGGTATATGATGCAGCAGCAACCTGTTGTCTATgcttttaaatttcttttgtttattacttattatagagcttgaaattttattatacatgtttatgcctctatgtaaaatacttttaagacTTGTGGTAATTCCATCAGTGGACAAATGAATATGACATGATGTCCTTGGTTGATACATGtggtacaataatattattaccacTCGACAAATCTAACATCAATTTTCGGTACCCATATTCTTTTCCGTTCTCTTTATGCTGACTGAGATTACATGATATAGAAAGTTCTTTGCGTAACATCACTAGCGTGTTCTCATGTATTAGTAATAATTACCGTAGACAATATTCCGTCTTTAGACTCTGTGTATCAAAATTACGTGAAATAAAGCTGCGGAATAGCCCTAAATTTCTTGGTTTGTGCTTGATAAGACCCCCTTATCACGAAATTATGAAATATGCACCAAGAAAAGTGATTGAGTGCAGTTCTAGTCCATATTTCTCATATTTGTCTCCTCCCTATAAAAGTACCATACCTATAAAATTATGGTTtgttcaaaacttttatttagaAATGCTTGTGTGTTACGGACACTGCTTACGTAATATATCGCAAGGTGAGAACCAGATGGTTCTAGCTACACTTTTTGAGTTTTTCATATAAAAGGAGTTCGTTCATTAGAACGTTCTCTATCACATTGCAGTATGATGAACTGTTTCTTTAGGAACCAAAGAGTAATTTGGTCCTATATACAAAAATTGCCTAACTTGAGAGCCAAAAGGTTCTATCTGCAAAACTTGTGTAATCTAAGAACTATGTGTagtcaattattatatttatattgttgtattaccaaataaattagaatttatatcaataataatcTAAAATGCATATTACTGGTATGTGTAATGAATCATTTACTGATTATGATTTtttttggactctcactttgagagaggaacagacgttaagggtgtttgagaataaagtgcttagaaaaatatttggagctaagagaatgaagttacaggaaaatggagaaagttacacaatgcagaactgcaaagcattgtattcttcacctgacataattaggaacattaaatccagacgtttgagatggacagggcatatagcaaGTATAGGTAagtccaggaatgcatatagtgtgttagttgctAGGCCAGAatgaaaaaagacttttggggtggccgagacgtagatggaaagataatattaaaatggatttgagggaggtgggtggtgatggtagagactggattaatcttgctcaggataggaaccaatggtgggcatatgtgagggaggcaatgaacctccgggttctctaaaagccataagtaagtataagaTTAAAATCTTATTCCCTGTTTTTTAGCAGTATATAATTACGTTGTATCCCATTTTGTTTGCTAAATCGAAAgcattaaatacatattatttctgaaattaatatacgTAATTTCTAAATCCAGGAA contains these protein-coding regions:
- the LOC138694821 gene encoding cell cycle checkpoint protein RAD17-like; this encodes MAEDWLQLYTPRKLHDLNIQKTKITELQLWLKHAFEANNVPSILILRGPPGSGKTTAVHLTASLQDTTIIEWITPVDINSDEDKESWIHPESQVHKFERFLFNTGRYQSILQHENNGKRLILIEDYPNVFLLNPVKLHDIIINYVAWGRTPIVFLCSEQQSEKGLFPISFLKGLSIPQITLNKATTNSILSALKRVSSLNHLISQEEFPKQILCQIVKNANGDIKNAVIQLQYEFTSRRHKISGREFNIVGDSPLSLCKLPVLTKEHVCRPVTNVSTVKTAEADRPTCWNQFVDFNIFGSKTKIPSELKRIGTKGKTLTAKKSKARKVPVSRPDKKQVIAEDNIEQSEIPKVCGKDLRLPIFQNVGRILYPKLCNQISLEKNHFKADQSKEKFIYNPEEIVEQTLGHHETVIQMTFENYLKTFRDIQDISHVIKYVSDGDIVLMEFRERELGLRIAMSAIVRGFMLCNRDIIRKWNPLTTKEFSTTTKELAKFKNKLKEMYPQYATIQQATVMDILPLSYGLLHMKTRTDIDTNMKNIIKHIHDDESDGDYNFEEEEEEEKKEEKQEE